The following proteins are co-located in the Pseudomonas sp. ATCC 13867 genome:
- a CDS encoding Y-family DNA polymerase, whose protein sequence is MLWACILLPQLAMDGVLRGRPEPDAALALLAGPTQRRVLQAVNPAARALGLKPGQSLTAAQALSRDFATAEYDLGDVQRWQNLLAAWAYGFSSQVSQHYPRALLLEVQSSLQLFGPWPRFEARLREELNGLGFRHRITAAPNPAAARILANGHDGLAIHDNEQLRQCLGRMPLERLGLDRDAATSLGRMGLRSLQQLLALPRESLARRFPPQVLRQVDTLLGQRPLALEFYRPPDRFESRIELNFDVESTQALLFPLRRLTADLAAFLAGRDSGVQRFVLHLEHHEGSDTLMPVGLLSAEREAAMLFELTRGRLEQLQLRAPVHSVRLLADDLPAFVPQHRELFDDRPQQSLPWEQLRERLRARLGDDAVYSLGGRADHRPERAWQGSSTPLKVVTEAPRPGWLLAEPQPLREFAPALLAGPERIESGWWDGEDIRRDYYQVRTRSGQRAWVFRPVGDDGPLLLHGWFA, encoded by the coding sequence ATGCTCTGGGCCTGCATTCTCCTGCCGCAACTGGCGATGGACGGCGTGTTGCGCGGCCGTCCCGAGCCGGACGCCGCCCTGGCGCTGCTTGCCGGGCCGACCCAGCGTCGCGTGCTGCAGGCGGTGAACCCGGCCGCGCGGGCGCTGGGGCTCAAGCCCGGCCAGTCGCTCACCGCCGCCCAGGCCTTGAGCCGCGACTTCGCCACCGCCGAGTACGACCTGGGCGACGTGCAGCGCTGGCAGAACCTGCTGGCCGCCTGGGCCTATGGCTTCAGCTCGCAGGTCAGCCAGCACTACCCCCGCGCGCTGCTGCTGGAGGTGCAGTCCAGCCTGCAACTGTTCGGTCCCTGGCCGCGCTTCGAGGCGCGCCTGCGCGAAGAATTGAACGGCCTGGGCTTCCGCCACCGCATCACCGCCGCGCCCAACCCGGCCGCCGCGCGCATCCTTGCCAACGGCCACGACGGGCTGGCGATCCACGATAACGAGCAGCTACGCCAGTGCCTGGGCCGGATGCCGCTGGAACGCCTCGGCCTGGACCGCGACGCCGCCACCTCCCTGGGCCGCATGGGCCTGCGCAGCCTGCAGCAACTGCTCGCCCTGCCGCGCGAGAGCCTGGCCCGGCGCTTCCCGCCGCAGGTGCTGCGGCAGGTCGACACCCTGCTCGGCCAGCGCCCGCTGGCCCTGGAGTTCTACCGGCCGCCGGATCGCTTCGAGTCGCGTATCGAGCTGAACTTCGACGTGGAGTCCACCCAGGCGCTGCTGTTCCCGCTGCGCCGCCTGACCGCCGATCTCGCCGCCTTCCTCGCCGGACGCGACAGCGGCGTGCAGCGTTTCGTCCTCCATCTGGAACACCATGAAGGCAGCGACACGCTGATGCCGGTCGGCCTGCTCAGCGCCGAGCGCGAGGCGGCGATGCTCTTCGAGCTGACCCGTGGCCGCCTGGAGCAACTGCAACTGCGCGCCCCGGTGCACAGCGTGCGGTTGCTGGCCGACGACCTGCCGGCCTTCGTGCCACAGCACCGCGAGCTGTTCGACGACCGCCCGCAGCAGTCGCTGCCCTGGGAACAGCTGCGCGAACGCCTGCGCGCACGGTTGGGCGATGACGCCGTGTACAGTCTCGGGGGCCGCGCCGACCATCGCCCGGAGCGCGCCTGGCAGGGCAGCTCCACACCGCTAAAAGTCGTCACCGAAGCCCCGCGCCCCGGCTGGCTGCTGGCCGAGCCACAGCCACTGCGCGAGTTCGCCCCGGCGCTGCTGGCCGGCCCCGAACGCATCGAATCCGGCTGGTGGGACGGCGAGGACATCCGCCGCGACTACTACCAGGTGCGCACCCGCAGCGGCCAGCGCGCCTGGGTGTTCCGCCCGGTGGGCGACGACGGCCCGCTGCTGCTGCACGGCTGGTTCGCATGA
- a CDS encoding alpha/beta hydrolase, whose translation MNAMMKEIGMLHPEISAFLDMVDEGRRSGRPALHELPLEQARQDFEASSESLRAGAPSMPVEALLIPAREGRQLPARLYRPVGAGDGAILYFHGGGYTVGSLDSHDGLCRWLAKHCDCAVVSVGYRLAPEAPFPAATFDARDAWNWLLDSAASLGLHPRRLSVGGDSAGATLATVLCAELAGEGTEQPCAQLLFYPAADASKRSESQELFAEGYLLETASLDWFYQQYVPDVTQRSDWRCSPVYAGAALQGSAPALLFAAEFDPLLDEGLAYAHALVAQGVEVEAERCCGMTHDFLRMGNLVPEVAGYYRRVAEFLAERW comes from the coding sequence ATGAACGCAATGATGAAAGAGATCGGCATGCTGCACCCGGAGATTTCCGCCTTCCTGGATATGGTCGACGAGGGGCGCCGAAGCGGCCGTCCGGCGCTGCACGAATTGCCGCTGGAGCAGGCGCGACAGGATTTCGAGGCCTCATCGGAATCGCTCAGGGCCGGGGCGCCGTCGATGCCGGTGGAAGCGCTGCTGATCCCGGCGCGCGAGGGTCGGCAGCTACCGGCTCGCCTGTACCGGCCAGTTGGCGCTGGCGATGGCGCGATCCTGTATTTCCACGGCGGCGGCTACACGGTCGGCAGCCTGGACTCCCATGACGGGCTGTGCCGATGGCTGGCGAAACACTGCGATTGCGCGGTGGTGTCGGTGGGTTACCGGTTGGCGCCGGAGGCACCGTTCCCGGCCGCGACCTTCGATGCACGCGATGCCTGGAACTGGTTGCTGGACTCGGCCGCCAGTCTCGGCCTGCATCCGCGCCGTCTTTCCGTTGGCGGCGACAGTGCGGGCGCCACATTGGCCACCGTGCTCTGCGCCGAGCTGGCGGGCGAGGGCACCGAGCAGCCCTGTGCCCAACTGCTGTTCTATCCGGCAGCGGACGCCAGTAAGCGCAGCGAATCCCAGGAGTTGTTCGCCGAGGGCTATCTGCTGGAGACGGCCAGCCTGGACTGGTTCTACCAGCAGTACGTGCCTGACGTTACGCAGCGCAGTGACTGGCGCTGCTCGCCGGTCTATGCCGGCGCGGCACTCCAGGGCAGCGCGCCGGCACTGCTGTTCGCGGCCGAGTTCGACCCCTTGCTGGACGAGGGCCTGGCCTACGCCCACGCGCTGGTGGCGCAGGGCGTGGAAGTGGAGGCGGAGCGCTGCTGCGGGATGACCCACGACTTTCTGCGCATGGGCAACCTGGTGCCGGAGGTGGCGGGGTATTACCGGCGCGTGGCGGAGTTCCTGGCCGAGCGGTGGTAG
- a CDS encoding error-prone DNA polymerase, whose translation MNAPLEGIGYAELHCLSNFSFQRGASSADELFERAKKLGYRALAITDECSLAGIVRAWQAAKKHEVALITGSELSLSQGPKLVLLAENLAGYENLCRLLTHARRRAEKGSYRLVRTDFDGNLDHLLAIWLPRDERDDDGLWLRELFPERLWLGVELHKGPDDAGKLRRLQEQAARLEIPAVACGDVHMHARGRRALQDCMTAIRQHLPVHEAGQYLYPNGERHLRPWEALASIYPAELLAETVKIAERCTFDLGRDVKYQYPRELVPEGHTPASWLCALTHKGIRERWPEGARKNVIKRIRKELRLIIELEYESYFLTVHDIVRFARSQHILCQGRGSAANSAVCFTLGITELDPTHSNLLFGRFISRERNEPPDIDVDFEHDRREEVIQYVFRRYGRTRAALTAVVSTYRGAGAVRDVGKALGLPPDQVGALADCCGRWSREGPPRDRLIEAGFDPDSPVLRRVLALTGQLAGFPRHLSQHPGGFVISQQPLDTLVPVENAAMPERTLIQWDKDDLDAVRLLKVDVLALGMLSALRRCFDLIQRYRGQQWTLATLPQECPKTYEMISRADTVGVFQIESRAQMAMLPRLKPEKFYDLVIEVAIVRPGPIQGDMVHPYLRRRNKEEPITYPSKALEKVFRRTLGVPLFQEQVMEVAVIAAGYTQGEADHLRRCMAAWKRHGSLEPHRQRLFQGMLKNGYTEDFAERIFKQIEGFGSYGFPESHAASFALLTYASSWLKCHEPAAFTCALINSWPMGFYSPDQLLQDARRHGLETRPVDVRHSHWDCTLEPIPGRQPAIRLGLRMVRGLSEETAVALVQARTRQPFRDVADLCLRARLDNRARELLADAGALRGLVGHRHKARWAIAGVEPQLPLFAGQVTEETPVSLPLPSRGEDLLTDYATLGTTLGPHPLALLRGALRSRRCRSSRDLLKLDSNRLVRVAGLVVGRQRPGTASGVTFITLEDEFGMINVIVWHDLAQRQRRPYLGARLLQVDGTLEARDGVRHLIAGRLTDLSELLDGLDVRSRDFH comes from the coding sequence ATGAACGCGCCGCTCGAAGGCATCGGCTACGCCGAGCTGCACTGCCTGTCCAACTTCAGCTTCCAGCGCGGCGCCTCCAGCGCCGACGAACTGTTCGAGCGGGCGAAGAAGCTCGGCTACCGCGCCCTGGCGATCACCGACGAATGCAGCCTGGCCGGCATCGTCCGCGCCTGGCAGGCGGCGAAGAAGCACGAGGTCGCGCTGATCACCGGCAGCGAGCTGAGCCTCTCGCAAGGCCCGAAGCTGGTGCTGCTGGCCGAGAACCTGGCCGGCTACGAGAACCTTTGCCGCCTGCTCACCCATGCCCGTCGCCGCGCCGAGAAAGGCAGCTACCGCCTGGTGCGCACGGACTTCGACGGCAACCTCGACCACCTGCTGGCAATCTGGCTGCCACGGGACGAGCGGGACGATGACGGCCTCTGGCTGCGCGAGCTGTTCCCCGAGCGCCTGTGGCTGGGCGTCGAGCTGCACAAGGGCCCGGACGACGCCGGCAAGCTGCGCCGCCTGCAGGAACAGGCCGCGCGCCTGGAGATTCCCGCCGTGGCCTGCGGTGACGTGCACATGCACGCCCGTGGCCGCCGCGCCCTGCAGGACTGCATGACCGCCATCCGCCAGCACCTGCCGGTGCACGAGGCCGGCCAGTACCTCTACCCCAACGGCGAACGACATCTGCGGCCGTGGGAGGCGCTGGCGTCGATCTATCCTGCCGAGTTGCTGGCGGAAACGGTAAAGATCGCCGAGCGCTGCACTTTCGACCTGGGCAGGGATGTGAAATACCAGTACCCGCGTGAATTGGTGCCCGAAGGGCACACGCCAGCCAGTTGGCTTTGCGCCCTGACTCATAAAGGCATCCGCGAGCGTTGGCCCGAGGGAGCCAGGAAGAACGTCATTAAACGTATCCGCAAGGAACTGCGGCTGATCATCGAGCTGGAATACGAAAGCTACTTCCTCACGGTCCATGACATCGTCCGCTTCGCCCGCTCGCAACACATCCTCTGCCAGGGGCGTGGTTCGGCTGCCAACTCCGCGGTGTGCTTCACGCTGGGCATTACCGAACTCGACCCGACGCACAGCAACCTGCTGTTCGGCCGCTTCATCTCCCGCGAGCGCAACGAGCCGCCGGATATCGACGTCGACTTCGAACACGACCGCCGCGAGGAAGTCATCCAGTATGTATTTCGCCGCTACGGACGCACGCGCGCCGCGTTGACCGCAGTAGTCAGCACCTATCGGGGCGCCGGGGCGGTGCGTGACGTGGGCAAGGCGCTTGGCCTGCCACCTGATCAGGTCGGCGCACTGGCCGACTGCTGTGGGCGCTGGAGTCGTGAGGGTCCGCCCCGTGACCGTCTGATCGAAGCCGGCTTCGATCCGGACAGCCCGGTACTGCGCCGGGTACTGGCGCTGACCGGGCAACTGGCCGGCTTCCCCCGGCATCTGTCACAACACCCCGGCGGTTTCGTCATTTCCCAGCAACCGCTGGACACCCTGGTTCCGGTCGAAAACGCCGCGATGCCCGAGCGCACGTTGATCCAGTGGGACAAGGATGATCTGGACGCGGTCCGCCTGCTCAAGGTCGACGTGCTCGCCCTGGGGATGCTCAGTGCCCTGCGCCGCTGCTTCGACCTGATCCAGCGCTATCGCGGCCAGCAGTGGACGCTCGCCACCCTGCCGCAGGAATGCCCGAAGACCTACGAGATGATCAGCCGCGCCGATACCGTGGGCGTGTTCCAGATCGAGTCCCGTGCGCAGATGGCCATGCTGCCTCGCCTCAAGCCTGAAAAGTTTTATGACCTGGTCATCGAAGTCGCCATCGTCCGGCCCGGACCGATCCAGGGCGACATGGTGCATCCCTATCTTCGGCGACGGAACAAGGAGGAACCGATCACCTACCCCTCCAAGGCATTGGAAAAGGTCTTCCGGCGCACCCTCGGCGTTCCCTTGTTCCAGGAGCAGGTCATGGAAGTGGCTGTCATCGCCGCTGGCTACACCCAAGGCGAGGCGGATCACTTGCGCCGCTGCATGGCGGCGTGGAAGCGCCACGGCAGCCTGGAGCCACACCGCCAGCGCCTCTTCCAAGGCATGTTGAAGAATGGCTACACCGAGGACTTCGCCGAACGCATCTTCAAGCAGATAGAAGGCTTCGGCAGCTACGGCTTCCCCGAATCCCACGCCGCCAGCTTCGCCCTGCTCACCTACGCCAGCAGTTGGCTGAAATGCCACGAACCGGCAGCCTTCACCTGTGCGCTGATCAATAGCTGGCCGATGGGCTTCTACAGCCCCGACCAGTTGCTGCAGGACGCCCGCCGTCACGGCCTGGAGACCCGCCCGGTGGACGTGCGCCACAGCCACTGGGACTGCACCCTGGAACCCATCCCCGGACGCCAGCCGGCGATCCGCCTGGGCCTGCGCATGGTGCGCGGATTGAGCGAAGAAACAGCCGTGGCGTTGGTGCAAGCTCGCACACGGCAGCCGTTCCGCGATGTCGCCGACCTTTGCCTGCGCGCCCGACTGGACAATCGCGCTCGCGAGCTGCTGGCCGACGCCGGCGCCCTGCGCGGCCTCGTCGGCCACCGCCACAAGGCGCGCTGGGCTATCGCCGGGGTCGAGCCGCAGTTGCCGCTGTTCGCCGGCCAGGTTACCGAGGAAACCCCTGTCAGTCTGCCGCTGCCCAGCCGCGGCGAAGACCTGCTCACCGACTACGCCACCCTGGGCACCACCCTGGGCCCGCACCCACTGGCCTTGCTGCGCGGCGCGCTCAGATCCCGGCGCTGCCGCAGCTCACGGGACCTGCTGAAGCTGGACAGCAACCGCCTGGTGCGGGTCGCCGGCCTGGTGGTCGGCCGACAAAGACCGGGCACCGCCAGCGGCGTCACCTTCATCACCCTGGAAGACGAATTCGGCATGATCAACGTGATCGTCTGGCACGACCTCGCCCAACGCCAGCGCCGCCCCTACCTCGGTGCCCGCCTGCTGCAGGTGGACGGCACCCTGGAAGCCAGGGACGGCGTGCGCCATCTGATCGCCGGGAGGCTGACGGACCTGAGCGAGCTGCTGGATGGGCTGGATGTGCGGAGTCGGGATTTCCATTGA
- a CDS encoding LysR family transcriptional regulator — MITLRHIEVFRAVMTTGSVTRAAAFLHTSQPTVSRELARLEQLIGFELFRRERGRLTPTARALMLFEEVERSFTGLDRIVAFAGSLGQFAEGKFSIGCLPALSQALLPEACKRFTLGNPAISLDVAALESPHLEEQLSAQRHDIGLTENDDAPRGTELQPLLAVDEVCILPDGHPLLARQRLEAADFAGQPFVSLAPGDHYRHLIDTVFLAAGVQRQMQVETHSAVSVCSMVRAGLGVAVVNPITALMFQGQGIQLRPLAFSLPFQVNLVKPLYRPFTPLRERFVEALRDEAALLVARLREAHVDCTLYPI, encoded by the coding sequence ATGATCACCCTCCGCCACATCGAAGTCTTCCGCGCGGTCATGACCACCGGCAGTGTCACCCGCGCGGCGGCGTTCCTGCATACCAGCCAGCCCACGGTCAGCCGCGAACTGGCGCGGCTGGAGCAGTTGATCGGCTTCGAGCTGTTCCGCCGCGAACGCGGACGGCTGACGCCGACGGCGCGGGCGTTGATGCTGTTCGAGGAAGTGGAACGCTCCTTCACCGGGCTCGACCGCATCGTCGCCTTCGCCGGGAGCCTTGGGCAGTTCGCCGAGGGCAAGTTCTCCATCGGCTGCCTGCCGGCGCTGAGCCAAGCGCTGCTGCCGGAAGCCTGCAAGCGCTTCACCCTGGGCAACCCGGCGATCAGCCTGGACGTGGCGGCGCTGGAGTCGCCGCACCTGGAAGAGCAGCTCAGCGCCCAGCGCCACGATATCGGCCTGACCGAGAACGACGACGCCCCGCGCGGCACCGAATTGCAGCCACTACTGGCGGTGGACGAGGTATGCATCCTGCCGGACGGCCACCCACTGTTGGCCCGTCAGCGCCTGGAGGCGGCGGATTTCGCCGGCCAACCCTTCGTCAGCCTGGCACCGGGCGACCACTACCGGCACCTGATCGACACCGTGTTCCTCGCCGCCGGCGTGCAGCGGCAGATGCAGGTGGAAACCCACAGCGCCGTGTCCGTGTGCAGCATGGTGCGCGCCGGGCTGGGTGTGGCCGTGGTCAACCCGATCACCGCCCTGATGTTCCAGGGCCAGGGCATCCAACTGCGGCCGCTGGCGTTCTCGCTGCCATTCCAGGTCAACCTGGTGAAGCCGCTGTACCGCCCGTTCACGCCGTTGCGCGAGCGTTTCGTCGAGGCGCTGCGGGACGAAGCCGCGCTGTTGGTCGCCCGCCTGCGCGAGGCCCACGTGGACTGTACTCTATATCCAATTTGA
- the lysA gene encoding diaminopimelate decarboxylase, with product MSFLALPRAEQLALQFGTPLWVYDAATIRGQIERLKSFDIIRFAQKACSNLHILRLMREQGVKVDAVSQGELLRALAAGYSCREDESEIVFTADLLDRATLETVVEHGIPVNAGSIDMLRQLGDVAPGHPVWLRINPGFGHGHSNKTNTGGEHSKHGIWHSDLHAALDVIRERGLRLVGLHMHIGSGVDYGHLAQVGEAMLGLVRLVRDAGHDLSGISAGGGLSIPYRDGDPEVDTAHYFQLWDTARKAAEDVVGHPLHLEIEPGRYLVAQAGCLLSEVRATKDAGRNHFVLVDAGFNELMRPSMYGSYHGISVLAGDVASREVIDTVVAGPLCESGDVFTQGDGGVVIPRALPRAQVGDLLLIHDTGAYGASMSSNYNSRPLIAEVLLDGADTRLIRRRQRVEELLALEEQLD from the coding sequence ATGTCCTTCCTCGCCCTGCCCCGCGCCGAACAGCTCGCCCTGCAATTCGGCACCCCGCTGTGGGTCTACGACGCCGCCACCATCCGCGGCCAGATCGAGCGCCTGAAGAGCTTCGACATCATCCGCTTCGCCCAGAAGGCCTGCTCGAACCTGCACATCCTGCGCCTGATGCGCGAACAGGGGGTGAAGGTCGACGCCGTGTCCCAGGGCGAACTGCTGCGCGCCCTGGCCGCTGGTTATTCGTGCCGCGAGGATGAATCCGAGATCGTCTTCACCGCCGACCTGCTGGACCGCGCCACCCTGGAGACCGTGGTCGAGCACGGCATCCCGGTGAACGCCGGCTCCATCGACATGCTCCGCCAGTTGGGCGACGTCGCCCCCGGCCACCCGGTATGGCTGCGCATCAACCCAGGTTTCGGCCACGGCCACAGCAACAAGACCAACACCGGCGGCGAGCACTCCAAGCACGGCATCTGGCACAGTGACCTGCACGCAGCCCTGGATGTGATCCGCGAACGCGGCCTGCGCCTGGTCGGCCTGCACATGCACATCGGCTCGGGCGTCGACTACGGCCACCTGGCCCAGGTCGGCGAGGCCATGCTCGGCCTGGTGCGCCTGGTGAGGGACGCCGGTCACGACCTGTCCGGGATCTCCGCCGGCGGCGGCCTGTCCATCCCCTACCGCGACGGCGATCCGGAAGTGGACACCGCGCACTACTTCCAGCTCTGGGACACCGCCCGCAAGGCCGCCGAGGACGTGGTCGGCCACCCACTGCACCTGGAGATCGAGCCGGGCCGCTACCTGGTCGCCCAGGCCGGCTGCCTGCTCAGTGAAGTACGTGCCACCAAGGATGCCGGTCGCAACCACTTCGTGCTGGTGGATGCCGGCTTCAACGAGCTGATGCGCCCGTCCATGTACGGCAGCTACCACGGCATCAGCGTGCTGGCCGGCGACGTGGCCAGCCGCGAGGTGATCGACACCGTGGTGGCCGGCCCGCTGTGCGAGTCCGGCGACGTGTTCACCCAGGGCGATGGTGGCGTGGTCATCCCCCGCGCCCTGCCGCGCGCCCAGGTCGGCGACCTGCTGTTGATCCATGACACCGGCGCCTATGGCGCGTCCATGTCGTCGAACTACAACAGCCGCCCATTGATTGCCGAAGTGCTGCTCGACGGCGCCGACACTCGACTGATCCGCCGTCGCCAACGCGTGGAAGAGTTGCTGGCGCTGGAAGAACAACTGGACTGA
- the imuA gene encoding translesion DNA synthesis-associated protein ImuA produces MGSVVALDTLFHQRQVWKGQPQGLPPSQQPTGHAVLDAALPSGGWPEAALSEILLVAEGTGELQLVWPTLARLSAAGERIVLVAPPHVPYPAAWQAAGVALEQLSIVRASGRDALWAAEQCLRSGSCGAVLCWPQQADDRALRRLQVAAETGQTLAIAYRSQREALNPSPAALRLALDANPAQLRVLKCRGGLAPARPIPLPWH; encoded by the coding sequence ATGGGCAGCGTGGTCGCGCTCGATACCCTGTTCCACCAGCGGCAGGTCTGGAAGGGCCAACCGCAAGGCCTGCCGCCCAGCCAGCAGCCCACCGGCCATGCGGTGCTGGACGCTGCCCTGCCCAGCGGCGGCTGGCCGGAAGCGGCGCTCAGCGAAATCCTCCTGGTCGCGGAAGGCACCGGCGAACTGCAACTGGTCTGGCCGACCCTGGCTCGTCTAAGCGCGGCAGGCGAGCGCATCGTGCTGGTCGCGCCGCCCCACGTGCCCTACCCGGCCGCCTGGCAGGCCGCCGGCGTCGCGCTGGAGCAGCTCTCCATCGTCCGGGCGAGCGGCCGCGATGCGCTCTGGGCCGCCGAGCAGTGCCTGCGCTCAGGCAGTTGCGGCGCCGTACTGTGCTGGCCGCAGCAGGCCGACGATCGCGCCCTGCGCCGCCTGCAGGTGGCCGCCGAAACCGGGCAGACCCTGGCCATCGCCTACCGCTCGCAGCGCGAAGCGCTTAACCCCTCGCCCGCCGCGTTGCGCCTGGCGCTGGACGCCAACCCGGCGCAGCTGCGCGTGCTCAAATGTCGCGGCGGCCTCGCGCCGGCGCGACCCATTCCGCTGCCCTGGCACTGA